In Populus trichocarpa isolate Nisqually-1 chromosome 12, P.trichocarpa_v4.1, whole genome shotgun sequence, a genomic segment contains:
- the LOC18103212 gene encoding receptor-like protein 9DC3 translates to MGFLPLSLSQSLSFILFLFHFHSTISSPLSSNYQSLSLLQFKQSFSISRSASSEDYCQYPFPKTESWKEGTGCCLWDGVTCDLKTGHVTGLDLSCSMLYGTLLPNNSLFSLHHLQNLDLSFNDFNSSHISSRFGQFSSLTHLNLSGSVLAGQVPSEVSHLSKLVSLDLSLNYGLSLEPISFDKLVRNLTKLRELDLSSVDMSLLVPDSLMNLSSSLSSLKLTACGLQGKLISSMGKFKHLQYLGLGGNNLTGPIPHDFDQLTELVSLDLSDNVYLSLEPISFDKLVRNLTKLRELDLSWVDMSLLVPDSLRNLSSSLSSLKLIYCRLQGIHSLSNLIQLTYLDLSGNNLNGQIISSLGNLTQLTYLVILGNNLNSQITSSLGNLTQLTYLDLSGNNLIGQIPSSLGNLTQLTFLDLSNNNLSGQIPSSLGNLVQLRYLCLSSNKFMGQVPDSLGSLVNLSGQIISSLSIVTQLTFLDLSRNNLSGQIPSSLGNLVHLRSLFLGSNKFMGQVPDSLGSLVNLSDLDLSNNQLVGSIHSQLNTLSNLQSLYLSNNLFNGTIPSSFFALPSLQNLDLHNNNLIGNISEFQHNSLRFLDLSNNHLHGPIPSSISNQENLTALILASNSKLTGEISSSICKLRCLLVLDLSNNSLSGSTPLCLGNFSNMLSVLHLGMNKLQGIIPSIFSKDNSLEYLNLNGNELEGKIPLSIINCTMLEVIDLGNNKIEDTFPYFLETLPELQVLVLKSNKLQGFVKGPIAYNSFSILRILDISDNNFSGPLPTGYFNSLEAMMASDQNMVYMGTTNYTGYDYSIEMTWKGVEIEFTKIRSTIKVLDLSNNNFTGEIPKAIGKLKALHQLNLSYNFLTGHIQSSLENLNNLESLDLSSNLLTGRIPTQLGGLTFLAILNLSHNRLEGRIPSGKQFNTFNASSFEGNWGLCGFQVLKQCYGDEAPSLPPSSFDEGDDSTLFGDGFGWKAVTIGYGCGFVFGVATGYVVFRTKKPSWFFRMVEDIWNLKRKKTKKKVGRRGARRN, encoded by the coding sequence ATGGGGTTTTTACCGCTGTCCCTCTCTCAATCTCTGTCTTTcattctgtttctcttccatttccattcaACAATTTCATCTCCACTCTCCTCAAATTAccaatctctttctctccttcaatTCAAACAATCTTTCTCCATCAGTAGATCTGCTTCGTCGGAGGACTATTGTCAATATCCCTTTCCAAAAACAGAGTCATGGAAAGAGGGTACAGGCTGCTGCTTGTGGGATGGGGTCACTTGTGACCTGAAAACCGGGCATGTCACTGGATTGGACCTCTCTTGCAGCATGCTTTACGGCACCCTCCTTCCCAataattctctcttctctctccatcATCTTCAGAACCTCGACCTCTCTTTCAATGATTTCAACTCCTCTCATATTTCTTCTCGATTTGGCCAGTTCTCCAGTCTAACACATCTTAACCTCAGTGGTTCAGTTCTTGCAGGCCAAGTTCCATCAGAAGTCTCTCACCTCTCCAAATTGGTTTCTCTTGATCTCTCTTTGAACTACGGTCTAAGTCTagaaccaatttcttttgacaagcTTGTTCGAAACCTAACCAAGCTTAGAGAACTCGATTTGAGTTCAGTAGACATGTCACTACTTGTTCCCGATTCCTTGATGAATCTGTCTTCTTCTCTGTCATCACTCAAACTCACTGCCTGTGGATTGCAAGGAAAACTCATATCCTCAATGGGGAAATTTAAGCACCTGCAGTACTTGGGTCTTGGAGGGAACAATCTTACTGGTCCAATTCCACATGATTTTGATCAACTCACTGAGTTGGTTTCACTTGATCTCTCTGACAATGTCTATCTGAGTCTagaaccaatttcttttgacaagcTTGTTCGAAACCTAACCAAGCTTAGAGAACTCGACTTGAGTTGGGTAGACATGTCACTACTTGTTCCCGATTCCTTGAGGAATCTGTCCTCTTCTCTGTCATCACTGAAACTCATTTACTGTAGATTGCAAGGAATCCATTCACTTAGTAATCTCATACAGCTCACCTATTTAGACCTTTCAGGTAACAATTTGAACGGTCAAATCATATCATCACTCGGTAATCTCACACAGCTCACCTATTTAGTCATCTTAGGTAACAATTTGAACAGTCAAATCACATCATCACTCGGTAATCTCACACAGCTCACCTATTTAGACCTCTCAGGTAACAATTTGATCGGTCAGATCCCATCATCACTTGGTAATCTCACACAGCTCACCTTTTTAGACCTCTCAAATAACAATTTGAGCGGTCAGATCCCATCATCACTTGGAAACCTTGTACAACTTCGTTACTTGTGTCTCTCTTCCAATAAATTTATGGGTCAAGTTCCAGATTCTTTGGGTAGCCTAGTCAATTTGAGTGGTCAGATCATATCATCACTTAGTATTGTCACACAGCTCACCTTTTTAGACCTCTCACGTAACAATTTGAGCGGTCAGATCCCATCATCACTTGGAAACCTTGTTCACCTTCGTTCCTTGTTTCTCGGTTCCAATAAATTTATGGGTCAAGTTCCAGATTCTTTAGGTAGCCTAGTCAATCTTTCAGATTTAGATTTATCCAATAATCAACTAGTAGGCTCTATTCATTCTCAATTAAATACCCTTTCAAATCTACAATCTCTATATTTATCCAATAACTTGTTCAATGGAACAATACCATCCTCTTTTTTCGCTCTTCCTTCTTTACAAAATCTTGACCTTCATAACAATAATCTCATAGGCAATATAAGTGAATTCCAACACAATTCTTTGAGATTCCTTGATTTGAGCAATAACCACTTGCATGGTCCGATCCCAAGTTCGATTTCCAATCAAGAGAACTTGACAGCCCTTATTCTTGCGTCCAATAGTAAATTAACAGGTgagatttcttcttctatttgcaaGCTGAGATGCCTTCTAGTCCTGGACTTGTCCAACAATAGCTTGAGTGGTTCTACGCCACTATGTTTGGGGAACTTCAGCAACATGCTCTCAGTATTGCATCTTGGCATGAACAAACTTCAAGGCATTATCCCTTCAATATTTTCAAAGGATAATAGCTTGGAATATCTCAACCTCAATGGAaatgaattagaagggaaaATACCACTGTCTATCATCAACTGCACAATGTTGGAAGTTATTGATCTTGGCAACAATAAGATTGAGGATACATTTCCCTACTTTCTAGAAACGCTTCCAGAGCTGCAAGTTCTTGTCCTAAAATCCAATAAACTCCAAGGTTTTGTGAAGGGTCCGATTGCATATAATTCCTTCTCTATATTACGGATTCTTGACATCTCTGACAACAATTTTAGTGGGCCATTGCCAACTGGGTATTTCAATAGTCTTGAAGCAATGATGGCCTCGGATCAAAACATGGTTTACATGGGGACAACAAATTACACTGGCTATGACTATTCCATAGAAATGACATGGAAAGGTGTAGAAATTGAGTTTACGAAGATCCGAAGTACTATCAAAGTACTtgatttgtcaaataacaatTTCACCGGAGAGATTCCAAAAGCGATCGGAAAGCTTAAAGCACTCCATCAGCTCAACCTTTCTTATAATTTCCTTACAGGTCATATCCAATCATCATTAGAAAATTTGAACAATTTGGAATCATTAGATCTATCTTCAAATCTGCTTACAGGAAGGATTCCAACGCAGCTGGGGGGTCTAACATTTCTTGCAATCCTAAACCTTTCACATAACCGACTCGAGGGCCGCATACCAAGTGGAAAGCAGTTCAACACCTTTAATGCAAGCTCATTTGAAGGAAACTGGGGTTTATGTGGATTTCAAGTACTAAAACAATGTTACGGTGATGAGGCACCATCATTGCCGCCATCAAGCTTTGATGAAGGAGATGATTCAACATTGTTTGGAGATGgatttggatggaaagctgtGACAATAGGGTATGGATGTGGGTTTGTGTTTGGAGTTGCAACAGGATACGTTGTGTTCAGAACAAAAAAACCTTCATGGTTTTTTAGGATGGTTGAAGATATATGGAATctcaagagaaagaaaacaaagaagaaagttGGCAGACGTGGTGCTCGAAGAAACTAA